The following DNA comes from Spirulina major PCC 6313.
GCCAGAAAGGGGGCGTAAAACTGATAGGTGAGGTATTGGGTGCTGGATTTGAGGTTGCGGATTTTGCTGTCAAAGGGGGGGTGGAAGGTGGCCACGAGGGGAATATTCAACGTGGTGCAAATGTCTGGCAGGCGGAAATCGAGGGTAGAAAGGGTGAGAGAGGCATGGACGAGATCGGGCTTGAGGTGTTGGAGCGATCGCATCAAAACCCGACTCGATTTTAGGGTCGGAATCGTGTAAACCTGGGATTTGTAGAGAAAGGGCAGGGCGATTTCCGCACAGGACGAGGCCACCGGAGCGTGAGCCGAATCCGGTTGGGCAAAATGGAGAAAACTGACCGGATGCCCACGGTCTAAAAGTGCATTGGTAACCTCTCGGCCATAGGTGACATTGCCACAAAACGGCGTTTTTTTTCCCAACCAAGCAATGTGCATGCATTCAGAGGAGTGGGCGCAGACTGTTCGTTAAGGAACGCAACATTTGCCCTAACTTTCCGTAACATTTGTTGATGTTGATGGTACCACGCCGCTACGGGAAATAGACCAACTCAGCAAGCCTCCGAGCAAGACAAGGAGAGCTAAAGCGTTTAAAACCGGCTGTAATCCCCAAATTGCCGCCGCTACCCCGGCTAAGGCGAGGGGAAGGGAGAGGGCAATATTCACGGCGTTGTTTTGCAACCCAAAGACTTTGCCGCGCATGGCCTCTGGCGTTTCCGATTGAATCGTGGTTTGCATCGGCACGCCCACGAACGCGCCACAGAAGCCCAGGGCAGCGGTGGCCAGGAGTGCGCCCACCAATTGGGTACTCCACCAGGACAGGGCGAATAACGAGAGAGCCATGCCTAAGCTGCCGAGGAGGGTGAGGGAGAGATGGGGGAAGCGTTGACCCCAATGGCCCAAAATGAACGCCCCGATCGCCATGCCCACGCCCCCAGAGGCGAGGAGAAACCCGAATTGCTCCGGTTTGAGGCCGGGAATATCGGCGGTGAGGGGGACGGCAAGGACAGCGAGGGCGGCAAAGACGCTAAACAGGATGATTAACTGCACCATGGCGTTGCGGACATGGTGATGGTCTTGGAGGTATTGCACGCCGTCTCGAATGTCTTGGAGGACGTGGGGCCGTTCAATATCTAAGCTGTCGGCGGTTTCGCCGGTTTTGAGGCAGAGGAGCAGGAGACCGGCGATCGCATAGGCTCCGCCGACGAGCAATTCCCGCCCAAATGTCCAGTGAGGATTCAGGCTTTGGATGCTGCTTTGCACGAGGGCGAGGAGGGGTTCACCGACGGCAAAACCGACGATCAGCAGCACCATCATTGTGGTGGTGTAGAGGGAGTTGGCGGGGAGGAGTTGCGATCGCGGCACAATCAACGGAATCGCCGTCTGTTCTGCCGGGGCAAAAAACTGCGTCAGGGTAGAGACCAAAAACGTAATCACCAACAAGCCCACAAAGCCGATGGGAACCGTCCACACCTTGCCCCAATCCTGCGTTGCCCACAGCAAACCAGGAATCAACAGCACCAAACCACCGCGCCACAGATTCGTCCACACCAACACATCCCGCTTCACCCAACGATCCACATAGACCCCCGCCAATGACCCAAACAACACCGCCGGAATCGTAAAGGCAATCATCACCGCTGATACCCAATTACTAATAAAGTCCTCGTTGGCGTGGAAATGGCTACTGATCAAGGCGATCATCAAGACTAGATACACCTTGTCGGCTAATTGCGAAAAGATTTGCCCACTCCACAGGACAAGGAAGCGACGATTGCGGAGGATGGGGCCAAAGCCGGGGCCATGGTCGGGGGTTGGATCTGTTTCAGAATCACGGTCAGGGGATGCCATGGGCAATTCCATTGCATCGGTGTCGTCGAGGGTGCGCATAAGACTGATTGAAACAACAGAGTGCCGCGTCAAGATAAACGATTTGGGTTTTTGTAGGGTGCTGAAGCGCGAAGCGTAACGCACCGTCCTATTGAGTTTTGGCGATTCAATATGATTCTCAAACTTGGTCTTGATACGGCAAGAGCTTAAACGTTTTTAAAACTCTTCTATGAATAAGGTATCAAGTAATGCAGCCGAACGAATGACATTGCCGAAGTGATATTGCGTATATTGCCGGAGGATGCGTTCGATGCCGCGCCAAGCGAGGGTGCTGCCAAGCTGGGGGGAGGCGATTAAGTCGGGGTGGGTTTGGCTGAGTTGTTGGAGGAGGTAGGTTTCGAGGTTGGTGAGGTAGGCGTGGCAGCGGATCGCGGCGGGGGCGGGCAGGAGAACGAGGCCGCCTTGGTCGAAGTCCAGCCCCACCCGCCAGCGGGGGTTATCGAGGGGAGGCGCGATCGCTGCCCCCGTCACGCAACAGAGATCCCATTGCGGCGCAATCCCGCCCCAGTGCAGCAGATGGATCACGCCTTGGGTGAGTTGGGCGACGCGGGTATCGAGGGAGGCGGTGGGGTTGAGGTGGGTGAGGAGGGTGAGGTGTTGGAGCAGGAGGTGATAGAGGTCGGCGGGGCTGTGGTCGCTCTGGGCGAGGGTGAGAACGAGTTCGGCCCAATATTGCGCGATCGCTAATTTGGCCAGGTCTCGACTGAGGGGC
Coding sequences within:
- the recO gene encoding DNA repair protein RecO, which produces MSRTYTATGIVLKGMAMGESDRLVTILSPDRGLLRAVVPGARKPKSSLRGRLELFVVNDLLVVQGRSLDRVIQAETRESFAPLSRDLAKLAIAQYWAELVLTLAQSDHSPADLYHLLLQHLTLLTHLNPTASLDTRVAQLTQGVIHLLHWGGIAPQWDLCCVTGAAIAPPLDNPRWRVGLDFDQGGLVLLPAPAAIRCHAYLTNLETYLLQQLSQTHPDLIASPQLGSTLAWRGIERILRQYTQYHFGNVIRSAALLDTLFIEEF
- a CDS encoding MFS transporter, yielding MRTLDDTDAMELPMASPDRDSETDPTPDHGPGFGPILRNRRFLVLWSGQIFSQLADKVYLVLMIALISSHFHANEDFISNWVSAVMIAFTIPAVLFGSLAGVYVDRWVKRDVLVWTNLWRGGLVLLIPGLLWATQDWGKVWTVPIGFVGLLVITFLVSTLTQFFAPAEQTAIPLIVPRSQLLPANSLYTTTMMVLLIVGFAVGEPLLALVQSSIQSLNPHWTFGRELLVGGAYAIAGLLLLCLKTGETADSLDIERPHVLQDIRDGVQYLQDHHHVRNAMVQLIILFSVFAALAVLAVPLTADIPGLKPEQFGFLLASGGVGMAIGAFILGHWGQRFPHLSLTLLGSLGMALSLFALSWWSTQLVGALLATAALGFCGAFVGVPMQTTIQSETPEAMRGKVFGLQNNAVNIALSLPLALAGVAAAIWGLQPVLNALALLVLLGGLLSWSISRSGVVPSTSTNVTES